In Corynebacterium nuruki S6-4, the following proteins share a genomic window:
- a CDS encoding zinc-binding dehydrogenase, with product MRAAVATAQNYEDPFAGLELTEVPTPTAPTGWTRIRLRAAALNPHDLWTLRGVGHPADRIPIILGCEGAGVTDDGREVVVYPVLGDANRGGGDSTLDPERALMSETVNGTLADYVVVPDEMVVEKPVSISFTEAACLGVAWGTAYRMLFTRGEVKPGSRVLVQGGNGGVASAAIVLAKQAGAVVYATARTAEKREFAASCGADVVLASGERVPERVDVVIETIGEATWRHSLRALRPGGRIVIAGATSGGMPPAELERVFYQQLSVIGSTGCTRGEFEAMLRAIDVGGARPHTASIGFEEIPDGYRRMLAGTSGKIVVEFPG from the coding sequence GAGGTACCGACACCCACCGCACCGACCGGGTGGACCCGGATCAGGTTGCGCGCCGCAGCCCTGAATCCGCACGACCTCTGGACCTTGCGGGGCGTCGGCCACCCCGCCGACCGCATCCCGATCATCCTCGGATGCGAGGGGGCGGGTGTCACCGATGACGGGCGGGAGGTCGTGGTGTATCCGGTACTGGGGGACGCCAACCGTGGTGGCGGGGATTCGACGCTGGACCCGGAAAGAGCATTGATGTCCGAGACCGTCAACGGGACGTTGGCGGACTATGTCGTCGTCCCCGATGAGATGGTTGTGGAGAAACCTGTGTCGATCAGTTTCACCGAGGCTGCCTGTCTCGGGGTGGCCTGGGGGACCGCCTACCGGATGCTGTTCACCCGCGGTGAGGTGAAGCCGGGGTCACGGGTTCTGGTCCAGGGGGGCAACGGGGGAGTAGCGAGTGCTGCGATCGTGCTGGCAAAGCAGGCGGGGGCCGTCGTGTACGCCACCGCCCGGACTGCGGAGAAGCGTGAGTTCGCCGCCTCCTGCGGTGCGGACGTGGTCCTGGCTTCCGGGGAACGGGTCCCTGAGCGGGTGGACGTCGTCATCGAGACCATCGGAGAAGCGACGTGGAGACACTCGTTGCGTGCGTTGCGTCCCGGTGGACGCATTGTCATAGCCGGTGCCACCAGCGGTGGTATGCCGCCGGCGGAGTTGGAGCGGGTCTTCTATCAGCAGCTCAGCGTGATCGGGTCGACCGGTTGCACCCGGGGCGAGTTCGAGGCGATGCTGCGTGCGATTGATGTGGGTGGGGCCAGACCGCATACGGCGAGCATCGGTTTCGAGGAGATCCCCGACGGCTACCGGCGGATGCTGGCGGGTACGTCGGGAAAGATCGTCGTGGAATTCCCGGGCTGA
- a CDS encoding helix-turn-helix domain-containing protein, with the protein MQQLATQAGVSKQTVIDIESRRGNPTIDTLERIAVALGITVRALVSDVGADVMHKSGNDARWLVQKQLDVRRLDSIYGSGYVVNSLIRLVAERHGRRPFTGPRGMLRHCYVLEGRVELGPEGRTVVAGVGDFVRFPGEGAHIFAPVAPESVVFVCSTMPQQSMSGLEDAF; encoded by the coding sequence ATGCAACAGCTGGCAACCCAAGCAGGTGTATCAAAACAGACCGTTATCGACATCGAGAGCAGGCGGGGAAACCCGACCATTGACACGCTCGAACGGATCGCGGTAGCGCTCGGGATCACGGTGCGTGCCCTCGTCTCCGATGTCGGGGCGGACGTCATGCACAAGTCGGGTAACGATGCCCGGTGGCTCGTACAGAAGCAGCTGGATGTCCGGCGGCTCGACTCGATCTACGGCTCCGGTTACGTCGTGAACTCACTCATCCGGTTGGTGGCGGAACGGCACGGTCGGCGCCCGTTCACCGGGCCCCGGGGCATGCTCCGTCACTGCTACGTTCTCGAAGGACGGGTCGAGCTGGGTCCGGAGGGCCGGACCGTGGTGGCCGGAGTCGGCGACTTCGTCCGGTTCCCCGGAGAAGGCGCGCACATCTTCGCCCCCGTAGCCCCTGAGTCCGTCGTCTTCGTCTGTTCCACCATGCCTCAGCAGTCCATGTCCGGCCTCGAAGACGCGTTCTGA
- a CDS encoding FAD-dependent oxidoreductase: MTPRPPRTATVVGSGPNGLAAAVVLAEAGLRVTVVEAADTVGGGTRSAGLMVPGVVHDLCSAAHPLAQASPFFHRYGDRLADHGLAFATAEVDMVHVLDASRTASLHTDVSRTAAGFGDARDARAWRARVGSSASHADDIAAEFLQPVLHLPRRPLLFAGFGVNAALPATWSRRRFRTAEARALTAGIAAHAFTPLTRPGSSAAGALLTAAGHRYGWPVAVGGSQAIADALVGLLESLRGSVFTDTPVTDLGEVADADVVLLDTSVETAASILGPRLPERVGRAWRRFRRGPAMAKVDYVLDGDVPWTAPDARRAGTVHLGGTAEQITAAEQDCWDGRLPSRPFTLVCQQYLADPSRSTVVDGRRLNPLWAYAHVPAGWDGTPQQTFELVTTQIEDAAPGFREHIVDHVASPPTVVEAHNRNNAGGEISGGANDLVQLLARPRFSPDPYSTGIPGVYLCSSSTAPGGGVHFMCGMNAAVRALGALRGHHLAIGSAPAGDTMGIARWTTAPRRTSLSRRSPSPSPSTPPFPQSGECAPHGAAGSSRYFPRLRRPRPGAHGRR, encoded by the coding sequence ATGACACCCCGCCCACCCCGCACCGCCACCGTCGTCGGTTCCGGACCCAACGGTCTCGCCGCTGCGGTCGTCCTCGCCGAGGCGGGCCTGCGCGTCACCGTCGTCGAGGCGGCGGACACGGTCGGCGGTGGCACCCGCAGTGCCGGACTCATGGTGCCCGGCGTGGTCCACGACCTGTGCTCGGCCGCCCACCCGCTCGCCCAGGCCTCCCCGTTCTTCCACCGCTACGGCGACCGGCTCGCCGACCACGGTCTGGCCTTCGCCACCGCTGAGGTGGACATGGTGCATGTCCTGGATGCCAGCCGTACGGCGTCCCTGCACACCGACGTCTCCCGGACAGCCGCCGGTTTCGGCGATGCCCGGGATGCCCGGGCCTGGCGCGCGCGTGTCGGCTCGTCGGCCAGCCACGCGGACGACATCGCCGCCGAGTTCCTGCAGCCGGTCCTCCACCTCCCCCGCCGCCCGCTGCTGTTCGCCGGATTCGGCGTGAACGCCGCGCTCCCGGCCACATGGTCCCGGCGTCGGTTCCGTACCGCGGAGGCCCGCGCCCTGACCGCGGGCATCGCGGCCCACGCCTTCACCCCGCTGACCCGCCCCGGGTCCTCGGCCGCCGGTGCGCTGCTCACCGCGGCGGGTCACCGGTACGGTTGGCCGGTCGCGGTCGGCGGCTCGCAGGCCATCGCGGACGCCCTCGTGGGCCTCCTCGAATCCCTCCGTGGATCGGTCTTCACCGACACCCCGGTCACCGACCTCGGTGAGGTGGCGGACGCCGACGTGGTCCTCCTCGACACCTCCGTCGAGACCGCGGCGTCCATTCTCGGCCCACGCCTGCCGGAGCGGGTGGGGCGTGCCTGGCGCCGGTTCCGGCGCGGGCCGGCGATGGCGAAAGTGGACTACGTCCTCGACGGCGACGTGCCGTGGACCGCCCCGGACGCCCGGCGTGCCGGCACGGTCCATCTCGGCGGCACCGCGGAGCAGATCACCGCCGCTGAACAGGACTGCTGGGACGGACGCCTGCCGTCCCGCCCGTTCACCCTGGTCTGCCAGCAGTATCTCGCCGACCCCTCCCGGTCGACGGTGGTCGACGGCAGGCGGCTCAACCCGCTGTGGGCCTACGCCCATGTCCCCGCCGGGTGGGACGGGACGCCGCAGCAGACCTTCGAGCTGGTCACCACACAGATCGAGGACGCCGCCCCCGGATTCCGGGAACACATCGTGGACCATGTGGCGTCGCCGCCGACGGTGGTCGAGGCGCACAACCGCAACAATGCCGGCGGGGAGATCTCCGGCGGAGCCAATGACCTGGTACAGCTGCTCGCCCGGCCGCGGTTCAGCCCGGACCCGTACTCGACCGGGATCCCGGGGGTGTACCTGTGCTCGTCCTCGACGGCACCGGGCGGCGGCGTGCACTTCATGTGCGGGATGAATGCGGCGGTGCGGGCGCTGGGAGCACTGCGGGGTCACCACCTCGCGATCGGCAGTGCCCCCGCCGGTGACACCATGGGCATCGCCCGATGGACCACGGCACCACGGAGAACGTCTCTCAGCCGGCGGTCGCCATCGCCATCGCCTTCGACGCCGCCATTCCCACAGTCCGGAGAATGTGCTCCACACGGTGCGGCTGGAAGTTCCCGGTATTTCCCGAGATTGAGAAGGCCGCGACCGGGCGCCCACGGCCGTCGGTGA
- a CDS encoding TetR/AcrR family transcriptional regulator — MPSTSTEPRQQRSRETHQALLAAALTVLTREGLQGTSVSAVAAEAGVSRGAAQHHFPTRDTLIEATVAKFYADATRQLRSAVADLGTDIDGTPVRDVLSLVVESFSTDSFRAALHVWSAAAGPEGELRDLIIAADSRYAREVYQIMALTLDADLSDQHTRRLLRATIDLARGLGLGAVLVDNAEHRRTVTDTWATILDDGLRRNG; from the coding sequence AGCAACGCAGCCGGGAGACCCACCAGGCCCTGCTCGCCGCGGCACTGACCGTCCTCACCCGGGAAGGGCTCCAGGGAACCTCCGTGAGCGCGGTCGCTGCCGAGGCAGGGGTGTCCCGGGGCGCCGCCCAACACCACTTCCCCACCCGCGACACCCTCATCGAGGCCACTGTCGCCAAGTTCTATGCGGACGCCACCCGGCAGTTGCGCAGCGCCGTCGCCGACCTCGGGACCGACATCGACGGGACGCCCGTCCGCGACGTGCTCTCCCTTGTCGTCGAATCCTTCAGCACCGATTCCTTCCGTGCCGCACTCCATGTGTGGTCCGCGGCCGCCGGCCCCGAAGGCGAACTCCGCGACCTCATCATCGCGGCGGACTCCCGCTACGCCCGGGAGGTCTACCAGATCATGGCCCTCACCCTGGATGCCGACCTGTCTGACCAGCACACCCGTCGGCTGCTGCGTGCCACCATCGACCTTGCCCGCGGACTCGGCCTCGGTGCCGTCCTCGTCGACAATGCCGAGCACCGGCGCACCGTCACCGACACCTGGGCCACGATCCTCGACGACGGTCTCCGCCGGAACGGATGA